One part of the Plodia interpunctella isolate USDA-ARS_2022_Savannah chromosome 28, ilPloInte3.2, whole genome shotgun sequence genome encodes these proteins:
- the LOC128681736 gene encoding uncharacterized protein LOC128681736, with translation MEWDDATVIKLIDLYHLKEILWNPKNRDYKSRPKRYDAFNEIASEFATDVPEIERKIKNLTSHYYREKKKEDNSNKSGAGTDGIYHSKWFAYKSLNFLRNKNVPTGTTDTDTPSTSHDSQSRRESQSNQNDLPQMSPGDSQSNHNDLPQMSPENTTWQRNKRPKINPNKELISEALNIMKNVSQRPNVTKDEDGLFGDYIAGQLRQMDRQMKAIVRHRINNIIFEAETGYRSDTFTDFARPSSVSSSHSHPGYYTASSLQQAVVSPSTNNLTSSEYSAQTNSDPQTIQPSSLETFAEEYLALNPSDSVIK, from the exons ATGGAGTGGGACGATGCAACAGTTATAAAACTAATAGACCTCTatcatttaaaagaaatattatggaACCCAAAAAACCGTGACTACAAAAGCCGGCCAAAGCGTTACGACGCATTTAATGAAATTGCCAGTGAATTTGCTACTGATGTTCCGGAAATCGagagaaagataaaaaatttaactagTCATTATTAccgagagaaaaaaaaagaagataatTCAAATAAGTCTGGTGCGGGTACTGATGGTATTTATCATAGTAAATGGTTTGCCTACAAATCACTAAATTTTCTGCGGAACAAAAATGTGCCTACTGGAACCACCGATACT GACACACCGTCGACGAGCCACGATTCACAATCGAGACGAGAatcacaatcaaatcaaaatgatTTACCACAGATGTCACCAGGAGATTCACAATCAAATCATAATGATTTACCACAGATGTCGCCAGAAAATACAACTTGGCAACGAAATAAACGTCCTAAAATCAACCCTAATAAAGAGTTGATATCCGAAGCATTGAATATTATGAAGAATGTCTCCCAACGACCAAATGTGACAAAAGATGAGGATGGTTTATTTGGAGATTATATTGCGGGTCAGTTAAGACAAATGGATCGACAAATGAAAGCTATTGTGAGACATCGgatcaacaatataatatttgaagcCGAAACTGGATATAGATCCGATACATTTACGGATTTTGCAAGACCAAGTAGTGTTTCTAGTTCACACAGTCATCCAGGATACTATACAGCATCTTCACTACAACAGGCGGTTGTAAGCCCTTCTACAAATAACTTAACTTCTTCTGAATACTCTGCCCAAACAAACTCAGATCCACAAACAATTCAACCTTCGTCACTAGAAACATTTGCTGAAGAATACCTAGCTCTAAATCCTTCTGATAGTGTTATAAagtaa